Proteins encoded within one genomic window of Calderihabitans maritimus:
- a CDS encoding Wadjet anti-phage system protein JetD domain-containing protein, which translates to QIWQHLCRRTGISFQPLMMDEETFFAYEEYAQPFSSTYRQKLAALLEKEAYHPFHRLIRLMLEKGKRLEQEAVSKIRLPKQQ; encoded by the coding sequence CAGATCTGGCAACACCTTTGCCGGAGGACGGGCATTTCCTTCCAGCCCCTGATGATGGATGAAGAGACCTTCTTTGCTTATGAGGAGTACGCTCAGCCTTTTTCCAGTACTTACAGGCAAAAACTCGCGGCGCTGCTCGAAAAGGAAGCATACCACCCTTTTCACCGCCTCATTCGTTTGATGCTGGAAAAAGGAAAACGCCTCGAGCAGGAGGCCGTCTCCAAAATCCGCCTACCCAAACAACAGTAA